A stretch of DNA from Globicephala melas chromosome 4, mGloMel1.2, whole genome shotgun sequence:
TGCCTTCTTAATTCCAGATGGTATTTTGGCTGCTAGGAAGTTGAAACTTTGTCTGTGTTAAAAATTCTCCTGCTGTTTGAAACTTTCACCTTCTTATAGTGTATTTTTCCTCTAGGCAAGGTCAGTGAGGATGGCTTTTTACTTTCACACCCTTCTCATCTGACTATAAGTTGATACTCCACAGCTGTCATCTTTCCCTCTATAGCATATATATGTCTTGATATGTTGTTTGTATGTACCTAGTATTGGTTCGGCCGTTAATTATCCGTGTGACCCTGGGTTTTCTAAGTGTTTTCATCTCTCTGGGTTTGTTTCCCCTTCTCTAAGTGAGGAGTTGGACCAAGCACTTGCCATGTCCCATTGCAGATTTAGTGGCCTTCTGCCCACCATGGGCCATGCCCCAGAGGACTCTGGTCCAGGTTTTGTCAACACATGACCTGAGGGCAACTTGCTTAAATCACTCAATGCATCAGCAGTCCCACATTTTAAATAGGACAAAGTATCCTGCCACAGAAAAACGGTGTGATAGTTAATGAGTAAAAGTGTTTGCAAAGCACTTGGGAGCTCCATAAAGGAAAGTGCTCTAAAATTATTCAGGTGCTGTGTTGGTGGAGCATAGGCATTCCAGGAACTGTCTTACTAAACAGGGTGCATTTTCAGATGAGTCAGGTATAAACAACTCATTTCTTTATGTATGGATGTGAAACTATATCACTCACTAGAAATGAGtgtttctctccttttattttcctgCATATTACTTACAGTGATCCCCAAAGGGCTTTCAACATTATACATGAAACGGATGTGGTCTGTCGATTATTGCTCTCAGTATGGAGGAGTGAAGTTAAGAGGAGTGGTAGTGGATGGCTTTCCAGGTCTGAGCCTATGGCCAGGAATGATAAGTCTGATTCGTTAGAAAGGGACACAAAGCGCTAAGCAGACAGTAGAATTAGATACAGGACGGGGAAGCTCATATAAGCCCCTGTACTTTGATCCATTTTGGGGCCATACAGATGCAGGAGTCAGATATGAACTCCATTTCCTTGGCTGAATGAACTGGGCATGTTACTTcacctctttaagcctcagtttccttatctgtaacttGAGAATAATACAGTTAAGGACCTGTCTTGTGAaggtattttgaaaattaaagcgATAAAGCACTTTGCACAGAGTATGTGATCATTTCAAGAAAAATTCCACTGGTCCCTTCAGCACAAAGGAAGTGGTGATAAATGAAATCAACTGAAAAATGGCTTCCATGGCATGGGGAAGCCAACACAAGATTGTGAAAAAATTGTTTCAGGTAATCAATAAAGCAAGTGATTATACTGCAGCTATGCAATTCAGAGTTAAGGGTCTAGTCTCAGCTACAAATGCTAACGGAAAGAAGTGGTACCATGAATAAAATGTCAGCGAATAGCATAGACAGAGGATTTCTTAGCAGGCAGCAACTGAACTCTGGAGGCTGAAAAACCAGACAACAAGTGGAGGAACAGAAGAGGCGGCAGTGTCCTTTACAATCCCATGGGTTGGGGAATAGTGAATGCATATATTTGTCTCCATTTTTGGATGCCTGCTCTCTAAAGCATCACTTTTCAGCTCCTTCTTGTAGACCAGCACTGACACTCTACCATGACtgacagtgagaaaaaaaaaagaggaagaaagatacTGTTAGGTTAGTAGATGCAGAGGGTCTGCCGAAAGTTTGGGGCTGAGCCACCCCAATTCTGAATAGTGACCTCTGTTTTGGGGGCTCAGCAAGAACCCATTTATTCTGCTGAATCTTTTTTTATTCTAACCAGGCTTCTCCTAGGCTGCAAAGAGGACAGTGGATGCCGTTACCAGGACACTTGTTTGAAACACGGTTCCCACCTGTCTCTCGCATTCTCTCGGCCTCTCCATCATCTGCTCTAGCATACACCTTCCTTCAGATGAGTATAGTGGTGGTGGGTGGGGGGTCAGAAAACCAAGCCTGGATGCTTGGTGAGAGGGCAGACAACAGGGAAGGAAGGGGCGAGCAGGGGTAGGGGAAGGTGGCTACTGGCAAGGAAAGCAGAAGGGGTCCTGGAAATTGTAAGTCCTCTGAAAGGGGAAAATCAAGACTGGAACAGAAAATGGGAAAGGTTCCATGACAAGAATGGAAGGTGCTCAGCTCGGGTCATGCAGAGCCTTCACTGGCTGGAGAGTCTGCTCTCCACCCAGAGAAGTCGAGTTGGAGCTGGGCCTTCACGACCGCCTGCCAGCCTTTCTCTCCAGTTCCAGGGATGCAGTCCTGGTACCATCTTGGACTGTGAGGTTGTCTAGGGGGGACTGCCTACTGGGGACACACTGCATTCACAGAACCTCTGTGGCTTTAGCAACAACTAAAAAGTTTTGGTGTCAAGCAGAATTTTAAAGCTCTCAGGGACCTTCACCCACATTACTTGACTTTTCTTACAACTTTATGAGGGGGTAGATGTTAACAGCCCCAGAAGATGTTCTCTCCATTAGAGTGGTAGAATAACATCCTGCAGGTCCCTCTACAAGTCAGTAATAGCTGAGAGTATGACACCAGCTGAGCCAGATATCCCCTCCTTCTCCAGTTAACAATTTCCTGCTCTCTAGATTATGCTGCAAAATGTATGATGCTGCTATAAAACATAACATGTAAATTCCTAAATGGCTTGGGTAATTTTAAGGTATTACAGGTAAGTGCTTTCACATAAATTATGTTATTTGATTCTCAGAGCAACCATGTAAACTAAGTACTATTAAAATCTGTACCTATGTGacaaaaaactgaggctcagactgaCTACAGAATTTACCTAAAATCACCAGGTCAGAAAGTGGTAAAATCAAGGCTTTCTCACTTCAAACCTTATACTTGTTCATTACTTCACTGGCTTGATACAATTAACAGCCCAAGCTCTATGTGAGGATGATCACATCACGATCTTGATCTCACTATTATTACTATATGGATGACATTGTTATGAGACTATCATCactatatctatttatataaaattcatggCCCAAATAGCTGAGCTTCTTAAAGTAACAAAGAAACTAATTAATCGTCCAGAGGACACTAATGGGCATTAGTGACTCTCGGGTGGGCTGTTGATACTATGATTCAGAAAAGGCCCAAATGTCTACCATTTGTTGGTGAAGGAAACACAAGTGGGAACACAGATATAATACAGTCTTTGtgtatagaaaaagaataaaagaaaaagaaatttaagtctTGCTGAGAAAATAATGCATTTATATCTAAGTCCCCTGAATTAAATTCTCCTGGAAAGCATGCTTACATATTTTCTCCTGGAAATTGAGtgaacattcattcactcactcaacaaatattttttaagcaacTACATATGCCTGTATTCATCTATGGATTTTAAAGCAAAAGTCCTAAGATTGGGTCTTAAAAGAAAGTTCTGTCTGAAGAGcactgccagataaaatacatggcaccagggcttccctggtggcacagtggctgagagtccgcctgccgatgcaggggacacgggttcgtgccccggtccgggaagatcccacgtgccgcagagcggctgggcccgtgagccatggccgctgagcctgcgcgtctggagcctgtgctccgcaacgggagaggccacaacagtgagaggcccgcgtacagcaaaaaataaaaatacatggcaCCAGATTAAATCTAAATTTCAGATAaccaataaatacttttttagtaTAACTACACCACATATATTGAATGGGACATACTTagactaaaaattatttgttgtttatccaaaaattcaaatttaactgggcatcctgtatttttgttcgctaaatctggcaaccctgtACCTGGTGATAAATAAATACCTGAACGCCATCTTAGTCAGTTTTGTTATTATGTGTGCAACTTTGTTATATAGGGCAAAGTACAAACAGACAGAACGTGGTATCTGAAATGTGCTCAGATCCTTGGAGAAAGTACTTAATATATAAATGTGCAAAGTATTTTTGCATTATTTCTATGGAACTACATCATACAATAAATAAACAACTCTGGAAATAGGCCACTTTTCCATTTGGAAGTGATTAGATATCATTAGAGAAGGATTCAACTCATTCACtgattaaatatttcttgaatgtttACTATGTGTAAGGTATTATGCTGGGTATATTGAAGTATAAgatatgtatttctttatatatcatatatatgtaattatatataaaattgtttctgttttcacaAAGTTTACATTCTAATGGGCAGGCATAGAGGCACCTACATAATGATAAGTCATTGTTATAAGTCAATTTTAAGTGCCAGAAGGGGACATTTGCCATGGAACCTTCCATATGCAAGATATTTGCTTCCATAACATAATTTATCACTATAAAATCAAGCTGTTGTCCATAACtatgttttactttttccaaACACATAGGTTCTTGTGAGTGGAATTTTGGGGAACAATGTTATGTATCAAAAGCAACCTGAAGCCATCCTCCTTCTAATCACCCAGGCCATCTAGGGAAGCGATTCCCAACTTAGTGTGAAtcagggcttgttaaaacatagATTGCTGGGTTCCGTcaccagagtttctgattcaggtcTGGGATAGGTTCGAGAATTTGCATGTTGCTGCTAtggggatcacactttgagaagtaCTGCTCCCACGTTATCTTTGAATTTTCCCTATTGCTTGGCTTCCACATCCACGTTCACACCCAGGCTTATCCTCCTATgtcctctgtcttttccttccctcccattcctttgacttttgctttttctcttaggAGAGGGCATAGAGGAGTCCTGCTTTGTTCCATGACAGGATGGTTTGTgttatctttgcttttttccaATTCTCTTGTTTTCAAATGTGTACTTaactcttgtttttcttcctcacaaCTTTTATGAAGCTGCAGTAAAGCGAACTTgagaaactcctagaagagatgaAGTCCTACCATGGTTTGTTTGGCAGTAGATAGAGTGGTTTGGTGAgagattttcttcaaaaaatcCTTAAgggatgaaaaaaaaagttcatgttaTGGAGGAAGTTCAAGGGAAACCCAAGGGGTATCACATTGCTTCAGCATTTGAATTCCAGTGAAGAAGGAAACATGTCAAGAGTTTATTACTCAGAGATTGGAGATAGAGCAAAAAAACTCAGTGCCTCTGGAAGTGGAGGGGCTAAAGTAACGatgacgattttttttttttttaaaaaaacattaagtaGTACTTTACCTTTTATGAAAAGCTGCCACATGCATAATACCGTTACAGCTACTCAAAAGGTGGGaaattattatttccactttaaaCGCAAAGAAACTGAAGGTaatgaaattaaatgacttgCATAAGGTCACAGTTAGAGGAACCAAAACCGAACCCAGATAATCTAATTCCAGCACAGTTGTCTTTCACTATGTCCCTGCTCTAAGTTTCAGCGTTATAATCATTATGGAATATTCTCTACAACCAGAGCTTCCTTGGTTCTCTAAGGTAGAGCTTAGCTCCGAGGTGAATACGATGGACGACTTATTTGTTACAATCGCGTCCTTTCAATGAATATGTGGACCATTAACATAGAGTTAGAATTCAGGTCTCAGGATCGATTCTCTGCAGTTGTCGAAAGCAAGTATCATTTACATTAAAACTTGCAGTTGCTAACCTGCAAAGCCAGTTATCATGCATAGTGGCTGTGATGGAGaacctgtttctttccttttagctCTGTCAAGCTACTCTTTCTTGGTAAGATTCTTTTATGTTAGACCATAGGTAAGAATACAGAATCCACCTCTACTCTTCCAAGTATTCTAGAAAGTATCTACTTTCTAGAATCTTATTTTAGACTAACATTTGGACTTTCTGCTGTGGATTATTATCATTTCCACTGGGCTCCTGTAAAGTTGGGAGGCCCCACTTTTTTGATGTTTTCCCAAGAAACTGGAGAAAACTTTGTTTTGAAATGTCGGCCAAAGTGAATCCAGGTCCTGAATTACTTCCATATGTTCAGGCTGTCTTGCCTTTTGAAAACCTAGACTAACTGTTCCTAAACTTTGTTAGGTTATAGACTACTTCACTCAGACAAAAGTCTTGATAGAGAAATGACTGTTCCAAACTGCCACTGCCAAATGATTCGGGGGTGAAAGGGAAGACTGTTGATTCTTTTAAATGAGGCGCTTGAgtcatatatgtacatttatcgCTCCTGGATGTGGCCAGGTTATACACACCAACAGAAAGACCTTCAAAATTTACTGAGGAACTTCATAGTTTACTAGAGATCTGAAGGCTACCCTCTGAGCATAACTCAGATTTATAAAATGACTTTACTTTTAGCTTTTGTATCTGTGATGTCTAAATTTGCAAACCCATTGCTGGTTTTCTTATGAGCAAATCTAGTTATTTGGGTTAACCACAGAATCCTTTGGTGAATCCACTGAATAAATGTGTTTATACACCCAAAAGACACTTTTCGGTAGTACGCTAAAAATTTTATGTTCCAGATTTAAAGCCTTATTTCAATACGTGATCTAACAGAGTGTGTAAACTTTATATCTGCTAGGTCTACTGGAAGAGATGCAAAGAAGGTGAGTAGAAATGTTCATGGATCCAAGACCAGCAAAGTCAACTTTGGCTAAGAATACACTTCCACAaatgatctcttttttttccccttaatcctTAATTTGATGGATTTATAAGAAAGctgctcagagaaggaaaggacataAACTATGGGAGAGCACTCTGTAAACCATAAATTGccacataaataaaaatgttactatTTGATTAATTTACTAAATAATGATCATACCACACCACATGGAAAATGTCCTCGATTGATCTCAGGTTATTAGATATTCACATTTACCCTAAGTAAACATAGTGACTTACTACTACTACCTGATTTTCTTCCTGAATTCAGTAGTGAGTCACTATGTTTTCTGGAGGTATGAAAACTCATCTTTAAGGATTCACATAAAGGCACATACATGGATTTACGTACTGTCCTGACTTAAGTTGAACTGCAAAGAAGGAAAATTGCATCTTAAGTAATGTTCTATTTCAGTTGCTCACTTCCGTGTTGATGTGTCTGTTGCTGTCCTTCCCTTCCATTCCCCAATTTAAATTGATCTGCTTTATGTCCTATCCCCTAGCTATTCCTGCTACCTGACCTGAGGAACAATGTTGCTTTGAGTAACCAACTTGTTTTCACGTATTGTAATTCATGTATGTAACTTCCCCCTGACAATTTATTTGTCATTTAACAGGGACATTCTGGAACTAGAGGTTTACCTGGAGAGATGAGTGACTCTCATCATAGGAATTCCAAATATGGTGATCAACATTGGGGTAGGTATTTTCAGGTACAAGAGAATCCATGTGAAATCATATCACACATGTAGTCCCTTATATGGAGGAGCATTGTGGAGCTCTCGCTTCTATGCCTGTCCCATTATGGAACTAGGATAGGGCTCTGGCTGGGAGGTCAGGAGATCTTAGCTCTAGAATCATGAACTCCAGGGATGAAAGACCATCTTGCCCAACTACTCGCCTGATGGATGATTGAATCGCCTGTATAACATCGCTATGAAATGATCTTCCATTCTCTCCTTGAACACCTCTAATTACAGAAACTCACTCCCTTTGGAAGTTGTCTGCCTGTCTTAGAGCAACTCTGCCTGTTAACAaacttcctattttatttaaCTGAATCTCTCTATAGCTTCCATTCATTGGTCCATTTCTACATTTTGGACCCAAACAGAACAAGCTTAAGGGATCGTCCCTCCAAACCATTTAAATAATACTAACAGTGTGaacaatagctaccatttatacagtgcttattatgtgctggAAATTGCTTTAAGAACTTCATATACATtggttcatttaatcctcaaaacagcaCTACAAGGAAGAAATATCACTACTACCCCCATTatatagacaaggaaactaacGTAtagaaaggttaagcaactttGCCAAGAGGACAAAGCGCAGTAGGCACTTTCAATTCAAACCTAGGCACTGTTGAACACCTCTGGCACCTCAGCAATGACCCACATGCCATGGCTTCACGTCCCTTTCCATCTTACTCATACTCCTCTGAGTGTGCCCCAGTGAGTCTACTGTCCTTTCAAAAGGGAGTACACAGAACTGACTGTGGTATCTAGATGTGGAAAATAGAGAACAAGCACTAGAAAACAGAGCAAGTCTATCAGTCCTCCTCATTTCAGGGACCATAAATGCAGCCTCCGCTTGCATCGGCCTTGTTGTGGCCTCCTCAAGCTGATGGTTCATATAAAACTTACTACAGACTAAAACCCTCATCCCTGCTCTGCCTACATGACTTTGTCTGTAACACAAGGTGACTGGAGTATATGATCTCCAAGGACTTTTCCAGTTCTAACCATCCAGGATCAAAAACATATTTCAAAGTTCAGTGAAGTTAAGGAATGTTGTGCCTGCAAATTCTGTATTAGGTTTTCTCATTTAGCCCTTTTCCACAAAGGGTTTCTGTgactttgtctttctgtgacagGGCACTTGGTTCCTGTGATGGGGGCATAGTCGGGGCTTCTAGAAGATGGTTTACAATGGGGTCTTCCTTAAAATCTGAAAGATGACTCCGTACCTTCCCTTGCACCTGCTGCCCtgcccccccttccccagccccctcagcccctccccctgctgccaGCTctccggggcgggggggagggggggctgcGCTCACCTGTGTGTACGAACATGTGCTTGACGTAGTTCTGTTTGGCGGTGAAAGTCTTGTTGCAGAGAGTGCACTCATAAGGCTTTTTTTCGCCCTGCCCACTGGCTGTGCTGTGGCCGGCGGATGGGGCCAGGGGCTGTGGCGCTGGCAGCTGTGCAGTAAAGGTTGACAGGCCGGGCTGGGACACTGTCACAAACTGGGTCTGCTGGCCTGCCAAGGGCTGTGGCAGGCTGAAGAGGAAAGGCTTGGGGCCGCTGCCCGCGGGCTGGGTGGTGAAGAGGGCCGGCAGGTAGGTGTTGCCGGCTGTGCCAATGACCTGTGTGTTGCTGGTTAAGGTCAGAGGCATCCTCAAGTTGCTGGTGAGGGTTTCCGTCTGGCGTAAGTAGAGCTGGGTGCTTGGCAGTGGCTGCCCGATGGACGTGTTGACCGCAGGCTGCTGCAGGGCGCTCTTGTCGGAGCTGTTGCTTACGGTGATCACCGTGCTGTCCAGCTCCACCTCGTTGCTTCTTTCCGGGGACGAGGCACCGGTCTCTAGCTGATGCGGCTGCGGGGCGCCCTCAGCCGGGGCTTCCGCAGCCTGCTCAGGTTGGGCGGATTCGGCCTGGCCGTCCCGCGCCGCCCCAGGCCCGAACTGCTGCTCCACGGAGTCGGGTTCGGTGCCTATGGAGGAGCTGACGCCCGAGTCGAAGCTTTCGCCCTTGGGTTCACTCTCGGTGCCCTCGGCCTGGTCGGTGTCTTCCGTACACTCCTCGGACTCGTTGCGCTCCAGGATCTGCACCCTTTGCTGCCCGTAGTAGTCGTAGTCGTCCTCCATCTCCTGCTTGATGTGGATGTTGCCCACCAGGGTCTGGATGCGCACCGGCCGGGGCTGTTTGCGGCAGTGCGTGGTCTCGGGGGTGGTGGACAGGTATCGCTCCATCTGCTGTGAGCGCTCGTGGATGCGCGTGATCCAGCTGGGGTCTTCCATATGGTGGTCGCGGGGCAGGCCGAGCGCCGTCTCGTGGTGGCTGACCACCGCACCGCTGTAGAAGGAGCGCTCGCCGCTGCCGTTCTGCATGGAGCATGCATAGAGCGCCGAGTAGATCCTGTCCACGCTGTGCTGCGGGTGGCTCTGCAGGTAGCCTGATTCGGTGTCGCTGCTCTGGCCCGAGGTGCCCGACTCGGGAGTGCCCCGTGGCGTGTCCTGGCCCGAGTCCTGGATCCCCGGGAACACATCGCCCACGTTCTGCGACACGATGCGCGTGCACTCATCGATGACCGTTTTGATCTGCAGGATGCTGGCGGCCGTCAGGATCTGCAGGGCTTCCGACTGCGAGACGCGCAGCACGCCACTGTACATGAAGTCAATGAGCTTTTGCACCGACTGCACGGACACCACGGACGGGATCTCAATGTCGCTGTAGCCCAGCAGCAGCTTGTCCTGGAAGAAGGGGCTGCCGGCTGCCAGCACGCAGCGGTGTGCGCGCAGCATGCTCCCGTGGATGCGCACCGTCACGTCACAGAAGTGGCCACGGTTGCGCTGCTCGTTGAGGGTCTCGAGCACGGAATTGCTGAAGTTGTGAAGGTTGATGCTGTGAATGCGCTCGGTCATCCCCTTGCAACTGATGTCACCTGCACGGCAAGAGAGAC
This window harbors:
- the ZBTB20 gene encoding zinc finger and BTB domain-containing protein 20 isoform X2, with the translated sequence MTERIHSINLHNFSNSVLETLNEQRNRGHFCDVTVRIHGSMLRAHRCVLAAGSPFFQDKLLLGYSDIEIPSVVSVQSVQKLIDFMYSGVLRVSQSEALQILTAASILQIKTVIDECTRIVSQNVGDVFPGIQDSGQDTPRGTPESGTSGQSSDTESGYLQSHPQHSVDRIYSALYACSMQNGSGERSFYSGAVVSHHETALGLPRDHHMEDPSWITRIHERSQQMERYLSTTPETTHCRKQPRPVRIQTLVGNIHIKQEMEDDYDYYGQQRVQILERNESEECTEDTDQAEGTESEPKGESFDSGVSSSIGTEPDSVEQQFGPGAARDGQAESAQPEQAAEAPAEGAPQPHQLETGASSPERSNEVELDSTVITVSNSSDKSALQQPAVNTSIGQPLPSTQLYLRQTETLTSNLRMPLTLTSNTQVIGTAGNTYLPALFTTQPAGSGPKPFLFSLPQPLAGQQTQFVTVSQPGLSTFTAQLPAPQPLAPSAGHSTASGQGEKKPYECTLCNKTFTAKQNYVKHMFVHTGEKPHQCSICWRSFSLKDYLIKHMVTHTGVRAYQCSICNKRFTQKSSLNVHMRLHRGEKSYECYICKKKFSHKTLLERHVALHSASNGTPPAGTPPGARAGPPGVVACTEGTTYVCSVCPAKFDQIEQFNDHMRMHVSDG
- the ZBTB20 gene encoding zinc finger and BTB domain-containing protein 20 isoform X1, translated to MLERKKPKTAENQKASEENEITQPGGSSAKPGLPCLNFEAVLSPGPALIHSTHSLTNSHAHTGSSDCDISCKGMTERIHSINLHNFSNSVLETLNEQRNRGHFCDVTVRIHGSMLRAHRCVLAAGSPFFQDKLLLGYSDIEIPSVVSVQSVQKLIDFMYSGVLRVSQSEALQILTAASILQIKTVIDECTRIVSQNVGDVFPGIQDSGQDTPRGTPESGTSGQSSDTESGYLQSHPQHSVDRIYSALYACSMQNGSGERSFYSGAVVSHHETALGLPRDHHMEDPSWITRIHERSQQMERYLSTTPETTHCRKQPRPVRIQTLVGNIHIKQEMEDDYDYYGQQRVQILERNESEECTEDTDQAEGTESEPKGESFDSGVSSSIGTEPDSVEQQFGPGAARDGQAESAQPEQAAEAPAEGAPQPHQLETGASSPERSNEVELDSTVITVSNSSDKSALQQPAVNTSIGQPLPSTQLYLRQTETLTSNLRMPLTLTSNTQVIGTAGNTYLPALFTTQPAGSGPKPFLFSLPQPLAGQQTQFVTVSQPGLSTFTAQLPAPQPLAPSAGHSTASGQGEKKPYECTLCNKTFTAKQNYVKHMFVHTGEKPHQCSICWRSFSLKDYLIKHMVTHTGVRAYQCSICNKRFTQKSSLNVHMRLHRGEKSYECYICKKKFSHKTLLERHVALHSASNGTPPAGTPPGARAGPPGVVACTEGTTYVCSVCPAKFDQIEQFNDHMRMHVSDG